ATTGACATTGAGAGGCATACGAAGAAAAAAAGTGAATTATTATATCAAGGTACCCAAGGGGGTGGCGTTGGCAGTAAAACTAAGAAGTGTACACGCAGGACGCCTGGAGGTGAAAGATTTTGACGGAGAAATAGAAGTAAATGTGACGTACGCAAAGGTGTTGCTCCACAATGTATCGGGACCCGTATTGGTGAATGCTACCTACAAAGGAGCAAAAGTGGTATTTAGCAAGGTAAACCAAAGCAAACCTTCTTCTATAGTGTCGCCTTATGGCGATGTAGATGTAACTCTGCCCGGTAATACCAAAGCCAACATAGTGGCAGAGTCGTCTTATGGCGACATATTTACCAACCTGGACATTAAGCTGGGCAGTGGTAAAGGGTTGCAACGAAAAGCCAAAGTAAAAGGTACACTCAATGGTGGCGGAGTAGACATAGAAGTTCGTTCACCTTACAAAAATGTGTATATCCGCAAGAAATAATTCAGACTACCATATATACTATAACCATACAGGGGCAGACATAAACGCTGCCCTTGTAATTTATTACACCATTAAAAAGATATAAAACCAAAATTCCATGAAAAATTTATTGAATCTACAGCAGTGGGCATTTGCGCTTGCTTTGGTATCATTGACTGTTTTTGCTCAAGCCCAAACATTTAAAATTCCGGTAAAATCGGGTACGCTACAGATTGGCGAAATGACGGGAAAACTCTTGTTGGAAGCCTACAATGGTTCAGAGATTTTGATAGAAGGTGGGCAAAGACATCGCCACTCTGACAATGAAAGAGCCAAAGGACTGAAGCCGATTACAGGAGGAAATGACAATACCCAAATAGGGCTCAATTATAAAACCGAAGGAGAGGTAACTACCATCAAGGCGGTGCGTAAGGTCAGCTCTAGGCAGTATACCATCAAAGTACCCCAGGCAATGAAGCTCAGGGTAGATATTTCAAATAACTGGTTTAATAAGTTGATAGTCAAAGGGTTTGGTACTGATGTAAACATTGATATACGCTATGGCAAAGTTTGGGTAGAGCAACTCAGCGGGAGTGTACAGATAGAGGCACGCTATGGGCTGGTAACGGCAGACTTTGCCAGTATGAGCAATAATGTGAGCATAGACGCCCGCTATGGAGGCATGGACATTAGCTTGCCGGCGAAAACAAAGGCCGACCTGAGAGCCAGTAGTCGCTATGGCGAAATATTTACCAACATGGACATTCAAACAGATAAGGCTCAAGAGAGTAGTTTGAAAAGCCTGACGGCTACCACCGAGGTGACTGCTAAACTCAATGGAGGGGGCAAAGCACTGGTATTAGAAGCCAGACATGCCAATATTTATCTACGCAAAAAATAAATTATATAAGGTATGTGCAGCGCCTGCACATACTCATCACCAACTACATATTTCCATGAAAACTAAAGTAAAGACCCTGGGTATCATATGTTTGACACTGTTGCTGAGCCTGCAGGCGTGGAGTCAAAAGACTCCAGTAACTACCTCAAAAACGGCTAAAAAAATAGACAAAACCTTTGACTTTGATCAAAGCAAAGAGTTGTTTCTAAACTTGAAATATGCCAACAATATCAAGGTGAAAACCTGGAACCAAAATAAAGTACAAGTAACGGTATGGGTAGATATTAATGGGGGCAAACACAATGATAAATTTGAACTGAATACAGACAAAAGTTCAAGCGATTTTGAAATTCGTTCGCGGATTAAAGACTTATCGAAAATTACCAAGACCCTCATTGTTACTGGCGACGAGCATAATAATTATCAATCGTATGGTAACTTGACAGTGTACAACGACGAAGATGGAAAACATCACGTCAATGGGCGTTTTTTATTGGCAAACATTCGCTATGAGGTAAATGTGCCTGCCAGTACTAAACAGCTTAAAATAAAAACCATTAGTGGCAACATAGAAATGCAACACCCAAAAAACTGCCAGCTCAATCTAAAAAGTATCAGTGGTTTTATAGATGTAAGCATTGCTTCGGGGCAAAAAGCCAACCTTGATATGCGCTCTTATTCGGGCGATGTTTTTTCAGACCTACCCATCAAAATAAAGCCCCCTATGGATAAGTCGTATCGCAAAATAGGTGGACGAGCTCGTCTGAAGGGCAAACTGAATGGTGGAGGTACCGAACTCCGACTCAAATCGTTTCAAGGCAATATATATTTGCGTAAAGCAAAGTAGGGGCATAGTTTGGGCCCTGACAAGGTTCTAGGGACTCTAGGTGCCCCGCAAGCGGGATGTCGGCATAGCCTCCACTAGCAACTAACAAGTTGATAAGTTATTTAATTTTAAGTGTTTATCAACTTGTTAGTTGGGAACCTTGGCTAACCTGCCAACTCCAGGCTAAAAAACTAATAACTGATGTTACGCAGTAATTTCCAAGTCTGCTTATTTACTCAAGTTACGCAGTTTTCTGAAGGTCACCTGTTTCTATTGTTGAATGGCTTTATTGCGCAATGCGTAGCCAAACCATTGAGCCATAAAGCCATATAACCATCAAAATAAGTAGGTCTGCGTAACTTCAGTTATTTATATTGTTTGATAGCTTTATTGTTTTATGGTTGCGCGATGCGTAGCCCAATCATTTAGCAATACAGCCATATAACCATTAAAATAAGTAGGTCTGCGTAACTTCAGCTAATAATATTCCACTTCTACCTCTTCTTCGGTAATGTCGTATACCACCAGTCCCATTTGCCCATACAAGCGTAAATCGTTGAGGAGGATAGACTTAGGAATTGCCAATTCAGTAAAAAAATTGGTATGCTCGCGCCCTTTCCAGCTATGGTTTTTAAGCACTTCTTTATGTTGCACCAAATAGTCATAGAGATAATCGGCTTGTTTTTGGGTGTTAAACTGAGTTTCAAACGGAAATACTGCCTCACATTGTCCCAATCCTAAGTCGTTGTACCATAGGTTGCTATACAAGTTAGGGTCTTTGTCGTGAATGGTAAGCGACGACACATACACAAAATCTTTTTGAGGCTCAAGCACCAAATACCAAACATTGGGTGTGCCAATGACTGCCGGGCGCAAAATGGCATCTTCTCCCCGCATCAGGCGTTGGTATACATCTCTAAACTGAAGTCCCATCATTTCTACGTGGCAACAGTTAAACTGGTGATAGCTTTGCTCATCGATATTAATGAGCAAGTAAGAACTTTTTAGGTTTACCTGAGATTTTTCGATCCATCCCCTTTTAAAAAGCTCTATGTAGTCTATCAAAGAAACAACGTGGTCTTTGGCATACCAAACACCAATCTGAAATCTTGCTTGTGGCATAAAATTCTACTTTCTGGTCTTAAACATCGTACAATAAAAATACAAGACTTATTGAGCAATAGTCCATAGTATTTAGTCGATAGTCCATAGCTGATTCGAATAAATGTTCACCTTGTTAAATGCTGTAAGCCAGTATTTTATATTAAGATTGCTTACTCATTTTATTTTTAAAAGCGTTTCGGTTTTACGCCTAAACACCCCATTAAATAGTTTTTAAATTCATCAATAACTGATCACCAGCAACCGATTTTGACTAAAATTACTGCTCAATATTAATTCTTTTTTTTCAGAGTAAGCAAAGCGTAAAATATAAAATCAGGATCGCCCCGTTGTAACAGGGTCTCTATCATCGTTTGCAAGTTGGGCAACAATGTCCGCTTTTCGCTATATCCATCCTTTGTAAGGTAGATTGGTCGTTTAAAATCAACCATAGCAGGCCGAAGGTATATAGTGATGTCCTGCCGCCATTTTTTTACTTCTATTAGGTTTTTTATCCGGTCTATGGTCACCTCTACTTGTTCATTTTCGAGTGGTTTATTGTCGGCTTTGAGCCAATAAAATAGTGCACCATTTTGCGAACGACTGGAGGCAACAGTGTTTCTGTGCCATACAAGGTGGTTGGGCAAAGGTTGGCGCGTATATTGGCTGAGCCACGCAATGGCGTTGGTAGTTGCCCTGCCCGGTTTTTTTCTTGAGGGGTTTTGCTGCCATTCATAAGGGTTGGCAATCACTACCGATTTTCTGTTTCTGGGGCAGTCGGCTACACTACTATGCCGTTTGCCCCAGTGTACAAACACCTGATGTTTGAATTGTGATGGATACTTTTGTTGCAAACGCTTTAGCTTTTGGGCAAAACCCACTGTAGCCTTATTGCGTTGATAGGCATTGTCCAGTTCGCCTACCTGAAGCAAAAAGGGAACTTGCCCCAGATTCAAAGGAGATATATTGTTATGGTGACCAGCCGACATATTGGCGGCAGCCCAACGATCGGGCATGCGTGGCACCACCTGATATACTCCATCGCCCCCTGCCGAATACCCCAACAAATACACCCGATTAGGATCTACACCTCCAAACAATACCATATTTTCAATCAGGCGGTCATACAAAGGGTAAGACTCTGCTACAAAGTGTAGGTTCCAGGTATTGGTTACCCCACGCGGCGCTACATAAATACCATTTTGTACACACCTTAAATAATAGCTTTGCATTGCCCGCCACTGACTGTCATTGAGGCGGGCGGGTGCACCACCCCCTCCGTGCAACGCAATATACAGTGGGTAGCCCTTGGCGGGTTTACGCCCTTTGGTAGTAGCAGTATAACGCATGGTTTTGTTACCAAAGCTAATGCTACGTTTGGTATATTCACGTTGACGTGCTGGGTTTTGGGTTTGTTCTTGTACATATTTTTGCCACAGTATGCTTTTTATTTTGTCGAGGTCAAGCCCCGATAGGTCATAGTTTTGAGACTTGACTAAAGCCTGGAGACTAGAGATTGACTGGTTTTTGATCAATTGAATGACTTCTTGGATATTTGACGGCTTTTGCATCTTTTGTGCCTGCAAATTGGTAAGTGTACTCAACCACAAGGCTGTAATTAGCAGTATTTTCATAAGTGGGCAATAACGTATTTACAAATAGTTTGCAGAAGTGACAATATACGCCAAACTATTGGATGGCAGGCATTTATTGTGTTAAGTATTCTTAGATGACTGTAATAAACTTTTTGTTGGAGCTACCAATCAGGTGAAGCCTTTTTGCAACTAAAAAAAACTTAGACCTAAAAAATACAATGACTAAACTAATATCGAGTGTATTACTTTGCCTTGGCTTTGTGATTGGGCAGGCGCAAAACGCAGATAAAATTGTGAGTACCCACATTGAAAAACTAGGAGGCATTGACCAGCTCAGGGCAATGAGGGCGCGTGTTCAAAAAATGACAGTGCGATCGCAAGGGCAAAACATCCCAATGATAGAGTATCACAAGCGCCCCAACAGGTTGAAAATAGTGGTACAAATACAGGGAATGGACTTTGTAACCAGTGCTTATGATGGCAGGCAAGGCTGGAAAATGAACCCGTTAGGTATGCCAGAGAGGATGAGTGGCTACAACACCCGCAAAATGGGTGGCCGGGAGTTTGACAGGTTATGGGTAGATTACAAAAAAAGAGGGCATAAAATAGCCTTCAAAGGCAAACAAAGGGTCAAGGGACAAGACTGTTATAAATTATTAGTTACCAAAAAAGACGGGCAACAAGTGGCCTTTTGTATAGCTACCCAAAGCTATATGATCTTAAAAGTAGAAAGTATCAGAGAAGAAACCGGAACTAAAGTAACTCGTTATTATACGGACTATAAAAAGGTAGGAGGGGTTATGTTTGCCCACAAAATTACGGGTGTCACAGAAGGAACCAAGTTTGATATTACCATCAAATCAATAAAAATTAATGAGCCGATCAACGACAAATTGTTTGCCTATCCGGGAGACAATTGATAATGCCAACACCCACAAATACAGGTTTGTGGGTGTAAGCACTTGCTTATTCAGGTTTGTGGTGTTCTTTGCGATGGTGTCGGCGGGGTTTGCCTCTACCTCGTCGTTCAAACCTCCGTTTCAAACGTTCCAGTCTTCTTCTCAAATACTCCATCTGATCATCTTCTAAATGAACCGAAACCTTTTTCTGAAAATCCTCCTCCATTTTTATCAAGTCATTAAAATGTTGTTTTCTTAATCCGTGCCGTTGCTTAAAGTGTGCTTCTATCATAGGCTCTATAATGACTTGTTGGTCTTCACTTACATTGAGGCGTTCTATCAAGTGATGTTTAAATCGGTCAGGCTCACGAAACCGCCTCGATATGTTTTTCACTTTTTTGCGCACAAAATACCCTGTACCCAATGAGCCAAGCACAATGCCTATGAGCAAAGTAGCGATTAATATAACAGTTGTTTTTATTTTCATAACTTAGAAATTCTCCATTAAAAAATAGTCAGCATCTTCGGCAGCCACTTCCGAAATACCCAATAAGGTGTCGAGCGAAAAACTTCCCTCCATAAAATAAGTGTTGATAATGAGCAACACAATCACTGCCATTCCTGACAAGGCCACCTTAGGAAACATTTTGGTGAGCCACTTGGCAAGGGCAGGTTCCTTGGGTTGTGTTTGTAGCGTGTCTATTTTATGCATGACCCTTCCGGCAAAAAATGGAGCAAATTCAGGCGATTGGGCAGCCGTCAACTTTCTCAGGTTTTGCAACGCTATCTTTTCCCGGCGTAAATCTTCTGATCTTTCCAGCCCTTGGTTCAAAGCGGTCTGCTCTTCGTCAGACAAATCGCGGTCAAACGATGCTACCAATAAATTATACAATGTTTGATCCATCTGGAGTTAGTTTAAATCTTTTAAAATTACTTTCAATTTTTCCTGGGCTCTTTTTAAGCGGGAAAGGACAGTGCCCAGTGGAATATTTAAAATTTCGGCGGTTTCTTTGGTAGAGTATCCGTCTATCATTCTTAGTACTACCACACTCCTAAAGGCAGGCTCCAGGGTTTGTACTGCCCGTTGTACTACCTCTTGGGTATCTTTATGGTGCTCTTTATTTTCGTCGGCAATTTCTCTTACATAGTCTTCCTGTTGTTTGTTAGACGAGAACAGAGAAA
This region of Microscilla marina ATCC 23134 genomic DNA includes:
- a CDS encoding DUF4097 family beta strand repeat-containing protein — its product is MKNLLNLQQWAFALALVSLTVFAQAQTFKIPVKSGTLQIGEMTGKLLLEAYNGSEILIEGGQRHRHSDNERAKGLKPITGGNDNTQIGLNYKTEGEVTTIKAVRKVSSRQYTIKVPQAMKLRVDISNNWFNKLIVKGFGTDVNIDIRYGKVWVEQLSGSVQIEARYGLVTADFASMSNNVSIDARYGGMDISLPAKTKADLRASSRYGEIFTNMDIQTDKAQESSLKSLTATTEVTAKLNGGGKALVLEARHANIYLRKK
- a CDS encoding DUF4097 family beta strand repeat-containing protein; translation: MKTKVKTLGIICLTLLLSLQAWSQKTPVTTSKTAKKIDKTFDFDQSKELFLNLKYANNIKVKTWNQNKVQVTVWVDINGGKHNDKFELNTDKSSSDFEIRSRIKDLSKITKTLIVTGDEHNNYQSYGNLTVYNDEDGKHHVNGRFLLANIRYEVNVPASTKQLKIKTISGNIEMQHPKNCQLNLKSISGFIDVSIASGQKANLDMRSYSGDVFSDLPIKIKPPMDKSYRKIGGRARLKGKLNGGGTELRLKSFQGNIYLRKAK
- a CDS encoding alpha/beta hydrolase; this encodes MKILLITALWLSTLTNLQAQKMQKPSNIQEVIQLIKNQSISSLQALVKSQNYDLSGLDLDKIKSILWQKYVQEQTQNPARQREYTKRSISFGNKTMRYTATTKGRKPAKGYPLYIALHGGGGAPARLNDSQWRAMQSYYLRCVQNGIYVAPRGVTNTWNLHFVAESYPLYDRLIENMVLFGGVDPNRVYLLGYSAGGDGVYQVVPRMPDRWAAANMSAGHHNNISPLNLGQVPFLLQVGELDNAYQRNKATVGFAQKLKRLQQKYPSQFKHQVFVHWGKRHSSVADCPRNRKSVVIANPYEWQQNPSRKKPGRATTNAIAWLSQYTRQPLPNHLVWHRNTVASSRSQNGALFYWLKADNKPLENEQVEVTIDRIKNLIEVKKWRQDITIYLRPAMVDFKRPIYLTKDGYSEKRTLLPNLQTMIETLLQRGDPDFIFYALLTLKKKN
- a CDS encoding outer membrane lipoprotein-sorting protein, which encodes MTKLISSVLLCLGFVIGQAQNADKIVSTHIEKLGGIDQLRAMRARVQKMTVRSQGQNIPMIEYHKRPNRLKIVVQIQGMDFVTSAYDGRQGWKMNPLGMPERMSGYNTRKMGGREFDRLWVDYKKRGHKIAFKGKQRVKGQDCYKLLVTKKDGQQVAFCIATQSYMILKVESIREETGTKVTRYYTDYKKVGGVMFAHKITGVTEGTKFDITIKSIKINEPINDKLFAYPGDN